The following coding sequences are from one Nonlabens arenilitoris window:
- a CDS encoding T9SS-dependent choice-of-anchor J family protein yields MRDAFGDGWGNGAQMTVTINGTPAVYTVPNPPGNQNTVSLTVNDGDTLVLDYIADAVTPGDNEFTLFDSEGIIVIDSGFSPATGNYFNGTASCPTCPAVTNITVNNVVADGAEIGWTQVGTEVEWEIEVGPPGFTVGSGVTSTATTNPATVSGLSAITDYDVYVRAKCSATDLSNSQGPASFTTTESCPTPSNFSPVTQTATSVSFIWDANGNPNTIADIEYGPTGFTQGSGTTVQQFTAPFADVTGLAANTTYDFYVRIDCGMGDFSLWAGPYTATTSQSCPNISGITFSNVSQTSVDVAWTAGGAETEWSIEYGPAGFVAGTGTTVLSMSNNPFTLTGLSSGVNYDVCVTAVCGPMDLSTPVCASVLTPADYCAGDLLVDSGGVAGDYGASENFTYTVCPDNAGDVVYVDFTAFELETSFAGCWDSLTVYDGPDTTSPTINPPGGGTEWCWDAGSGTGDLVQELLIGKLPSGCLTFVFESDGGGQRAGFEAAVTCAAPPTCPVVFDQMINLSTATSIDISWTAGGAETEWRVEYGAPGFVIGSGTLVTPNPTTANASISALTSDTDYDIYITAICGPGDESIPVLISGSTTKDYCAGDTFTDAGGTTAGYNPSENTTYTICPDNAGDVVYVDFTAFDTEERGFSNDCYDGLTVYAGPDDTFPVISPPNGVGDVWCWDPSVTSGFAGTGDLTQVMLIGTLPSGCITFVFTSDGSVQESGWEAAVTCAAPPACPVPSAFTVDSTTSDSINLSWTAGSTETEWDIEYGPVGFTPGTGTIVTVTTNPYAVTGLTDNTEFDFYITGNCSATNVSAQVGPLAGRTTCLAFAVPFSEGFNSTSSTQDCWTVVDANGDGDAWDMNYGSNPSEGDEVAAINTDFNGGADDDYLISPAITLTGNERVRYDYRVESTGEPNDMEVLISTGTNAIADFTTQILPVTNFANVTYMTETIDLSAYTGDVYIAWRIPPGTTDGWRMYIDNVRFENIPDCDEPLMLDATSITTTTADISWTEQGASTVWEIEYGPVGFVPGQGTGTVVSAVGTNPYTLTGLMPNQCYDYYVRSDCGTGGFSPWSATGTFCTACVAFNVPFQEGFNTASTTEQCWTVLDANGDGDQWNIDYSTNPFEGDQVAAITTDFNGGADDDYLISPQLNLTGAQRLKYQYRVQSAGEPNNMEVLLSTTGSNAADFTNTLLPVTLFSNVTYIEEIIDLSAYTGPVYIAFRIPPSTTDGWRMFIDDVIVEDQPACPDPLMVAIDSFTNDSATVSWTAEPLATAVNVEYGVCGFTPGTGTTVVATGNPYTITGLTDNTCYDVYITFDCSGAASVASDVRSFTTVCNPLIAPYTEDFEMFTTTTSGFPGTADFFNIENCWSATNTAALGWVAAPSTLTASGGTGPAPAINTGNYMYVETSSGVPGEIAELYSPIVDISSLTNPALTFSYHMFGVNMGNLHVDVNDGTGYVNDVLVINGQQQLAEGDAYLTSTLGLTPYGGGTVQIRFRGERGAGFESDIAIDNFIIEEFTGCLAPNSLTVNSVTATGVDFGWNAGGTETAWEYVVQAAGTGIPSAVGTAVTATSAVESGLTAVTPYEIYVRADCGMGNLSEWVGPLNFTTPCDVFPTPYGSLTGAAGNDFTTFPGSCWEEGDGTDVATGPNGNNGDWQTDDFANLTTGSNGAAARINIWNTAPINDWLVTPDFDLGSTGHNMSALFDIALTEFGDDNGIQTNLGSDDQVQFLISDNGGITWTALQVWDNNSVISPAGQNIQVDLSAYSGVVRMAFWGTNGTAPDAEDNDFFVDNFIIDATASNGDAFAKADLKLFPNPSTGLVNIDGSISIESVTITNLLGQQLKTIIINHESAIIDISDLATGLYLFEVKSGSNTTTVRVVKK; encoded by the coding sequence ATGAGAGACGCATTCGGTGACGGATGGGGAAATGGTGCACAAATGACGGTGACCATTAATGGTACACCAGCAGTGTATACAGTCCCTAATCCACCAGGAAATCAAAATACGGTATCTCTAACAGTAAATGATGGTGATACGTTAGTTTTGGATTATATCGCAGATGCGGTTACACCTGGTGATAATGAATTTACTCTTTTTGACTCAGAAGGTATAATTGTAATTGATTCTGGGTTTTCTCCTGCGACAGGTAATTATTTTAATGGAACAGCCTCATGTCCTACTTGTCCTGCGGTAACTAATATAACTGTTAACAATGTTGTTGCTGATGGTGCTGAAATTGGTTGGACACAAGTAGGAACTGAAGTTGAATGGGAAATTGAAGTAGGTCCACCTGGATTTACTGTAGGAAGTGGAGTAACTAGTACAGCTACTACAAATCCAGCAACTGTTTCAGGTTTAAGTGCTATAACTGATTACGACGTTTATGTAAGAGCAAAATGTTCTGCGACAGACTTAAGTAATTCTCAAGGACCAGCAAGTTTTACAACTACAGAATCTTGTCCTACACCTTCTAATTTTTCTCCTGTAACTCAAACAGCCACGAGTGTTTCGTTTATTTGGGATGCAAATGGAAATCCTAATACTATTGCAGATATTGAATACGGACCTACTGGTTTTACTCAAGGTTCAGGTACAACAGTGCAGCAATTCACAGCGCCATTTGCAGATGTAACTGGTCTAGCTGCAAATACAACTTATGATTTTTATGTGCGTATTGATTGTGGTATGGGTGATTTTAGCCTTTGGGCTGGTCCGTATACTGCGACTACATCTCAGTCATGTCCAAATATTTCAGGAATTACATTTTCTAATGTAAGTCAAACATCGGTTGATGTTGCGTGGACTGCAGGTGGTGCAGAGACAGAATGGAGTATAGAATATGGTCCAGCAGGATTTGTTGCGGGAACAGGTACTACAGTTTTGTCAATGTCTAATAATCCGTTTACACTTACAGGGCTATCGTCTGGTGTGAATTATGATGTTTGTGTAACAGCAGTTTGTGGTCCTATGGACTTATCTACTCCAGTTTGCGCAAGCGTTTTAACTCCTGCAGATTATTGTGCAGGTGATTTACTAGTAGACTCTGGTGGAGTAGCAGGTGATTATGGCGCAAGTGAGAACTTTACTTACACTGTGTGTCCAGATAATGCTGGTGATGTGGTTTATGTAGATTTTACAGCATTTGAATTAGAAACTTCTTTTGCAGGCTGTTGGGATAGTTTAACAGTATATGATGGGCCAGACACAACATCACCTACAATTAATCCACCAGGTGGAGGAACTGAATGGTGTTGGGATGCAGGTTCAGGTACGGGAGATTTAGTTCAAGAATTATTAATAGGTAAATTACCATCTGGTTGTTTGACATTTGTTTTTGAATCAGATGGTGGTGGACAACGAGCAGGTTTTGAAGCAGCCGTTACTTGTGCAGCTCCACCTACTTGTCCAGTTGTATTTGATCAAATGATTAATTTATCAACAGCTACATCAATAGATATTTCTTGGACTGCTGGTGGTGCAGAAACTGAATGGCGAGTTGAATATGGTGCTCCAGGATTTGTAATTGGTTCTGGAACTTTAGTGACGCCTAATCCAACAACGGCTAATGCTTCTATTTCAGCTTTAACTAGTGACACAGATTATGATATTTATATTACCGCTATATGTGGACCTGGTGATGAATCTATACCGGTATTAATTTCTGGTTCAACGACCAAAGATTATTGTGCTGGAGATACTTTTACTGATGCTGGTGGCACCACTGCTGGATATAATCCTAGCGAGAACACTACTTATACAATATGTCCAGACAATGCTGGAGATGTCGTTTATGTAGATTTCACAGCTTTTGATACTGAAGAGAGAGGATTTTCAAATGATTGTTATGATGGGCTAACTGTTTATGCTGGTCCAGATGATACTTTCCCAGTAATCAGTCCTCCTAATGGAGTAGGTGATGTCTGGTGTTGGGATCCTTCAGTTACTTCAGGATTTGCGGGTACAGGAGATCTTACTCAAGTTATGTTAATAGGGACGTTACCTTCAGGATGTATCACTTTTGTATTTACTTCTGATGGTTCTGTTCAAGAATCTGGTTGGGAAGCGGCGGTAACATGTGCTGCACCACCAGCTTGTCCAGTTCCTAGCGCGTTTACTGTTGACTCAACTACTAGTGATTCTATAAACTTATCATGGACCGCAGGATCAACTGAAACGGAATGGGACATAGAGTACGGTCCAGTAGGATTTACTCCAGGTACAGGTACAATTGTAACCGTTACAACTAACCCATATGCAGTTACTGGTCTTACAGACAACACTGAATTTGATTTCTATATAACAGGAAACTGTAGTGCTACTAATGTAAGTGCTCAAGTCGGTCCGTTAGCAGGCCGTACAACTTGTCTTGCTTTTGCAGTGCCGTTCTCAGAAGGATTTAATTCTACAAGTTCAACTCAAGATTGCTGGACTGTAGTAGATGCAAATGGTGATGGAGATGCTTGGGATATGAATTATGGGTCAAACCCAAGTGAAGGTGACGAAGTAGCTGCTATTAATACTGATTTTAACGGTGGAGCAGATGATGATTATTTAATTTCACCGGCAATTACCTTAACAGGAAATGAAAGAGTACGTTATGACTATCGAGTAGAAAGTACTGGTGAGCCTAATGATATGGAGGTTTTAATTTCAACAGGAACAAATGCGATTGCAGATTTCACAACTCAAATATTACCGGTGACTAATTTTGCTAACGTTACTTATATGACAGAAACTATTGATTTGTCAGCTTACACTGGTGATGTGTATATCGCATGGAGAATTCCACCAGGAACAACAGATGGATGGAGAATGTATATTGATAATGTCAGATTTGAAAACATTCCTGATTGTGACGAGCCTCTTATGCTAGATGCAACAAGTATTACCACTACTACAGCAGACATTTCTTGGACAGAACAAGGAGCTTCTACGGTTTGGGAAATCGAGTACGGTCCAGTAGGCTTTGTTCCTGGTCAAGGAACAGGGACAGTGGTGTCAGCAGTTGGAACTAATCCGTATACATTAACTGGTTTAATGCCTAATCAATGTTATGATTATTATGTACGATCTGATTGTGGAACTGGAGGATTTAGTCCATGGTCGGCAACAGGAACTTTCTGTACAGCTTGTGTCGCATTTAATGTTCCTTTTCAAGAAGGTTTTAATACAGCAAGTACAACAGAGCAGTGTTGGACAGTGCTAGATGCAAATGGAGATGGTGATCAATGGAATATTGATTATAGCACTAATCCATTTGAAGGTGATCAAGTAGCAGCAATAACAACAGATTTTAATGGTGGTGCAGATGATGATTATTTAATCTCTCCACAATTAAATTTAACTGGTGCGCAGCGTTTGAAATATCAATATCGAGTACAAAGTGCTGGTGAGCCTAACAATATGGAGGTATTGCTTTCTACCACAGGTTCAAATGCAGCAGATTTTACCAATACCTTACTACCAGTAACATTATTCAGTAATGTAACCTATATAGAAGAAATTATTGACTTATCTGCATATACAGGACCGGTTTACATCGCATTTAGAATTCCGCCTTCTACCACTGATGGATGGAGAATGTTTATTGATGACGTTATAGTTGAAGATCAACCAGCATGTCCAGATCCTTTAATGGTCGCAATTGATTCATTTACTAATGATTCAGCTACGGTCTCTTGGACGGCAGAACCACTTGCAACTGCAGTAAATGTAGAGTATGGAGTTTGTGGATTTACACCAGGTACAGGTACTACAGTTGTTGCAACTGGAAATCCATATACAATTACAGGTTTAACAGATAATACTTGTTATGACGTTTATATAACATTTGATTGTTCAGGTGCTGCTAGTGTTGCTTCTGATGTGAGATCGTTCACAACGGTATGTAATCCTTTAATCGCTCCTTATACAGAGGATTTTGAAATGTTTACAACAACAACAAGTGGATTCCCTGGTACAGCAGATTTCTTCAATATTGAAAATTGCTGGTCTGCAACAAATACAGCTGCTTTAGGCTGGGTTGCTGCGCCATCTACTTTAACAGCATCTGGAGGAACAGGTCCTGCACCTGCAATCAATACAGGAAATTATATGTATGTTGAAACGTCGAGTGGTGTTCCTGGCGAAATAGCAGAATTATACTCTCCTATTGTAGATATATCTAGTTTGACTAATCCAGCATTGACATTCTCCTACCACATGTTTGGTGTTAATATGGGGAATTTACATGTAGATGTTAATGATGGAACAGGTTATGTTAATGACGTATTGGTTATTAATGGACAACAGCAGCTTGCTGAAGGTGATGCATATTTAACTTCAACATTAGGGTTAACTCCTTACGGTGGTGGTACTGTACAAATAAGATTTAGAGGTGAGCGTGGTGCTGGTTTTGAATCAGATATAGCCATTGATAACTTTATTATTGAAGAATTTACAGGCTGTCTAGCACCTAATTCTCTTACGGTTAATTCTGTTACTGCAACAGGTGTTGATTTTGGATGGAATGCCGGTGGTACTGAAACTGCTTGGGAATATGTTGTTCAAGCAGCTGGTACAGGAATTCCTTCTGCTGTAGGTACAGCAGTAACGGCAACTAGTGCTGTTGAATCTGGACTAACTGCTGTGACTCCATATGAGATTTATGTAAGAGCTGATTGTGGAATGGGTAATCTAAGCGAATGGGTTGGGCCACTCAACTTCACGACACCTTGTGATGTGTTCCCAACACCTTATGGTTCTTTAACAGGAGCTGCAGGTAATGACTTTACAACATTCCCAGGATCATGTTGGGAAGAAGGTGATGGTACTGATGTTGCTACTGGACCTAACGGTAATAATGGTGACTGGCAAACTGATGATTTTGCAAACCTGACTACAGGATCTAATGGAGCTGCTGCCAGAATTAATATCTGGAATACAGCACCTATCAATGATTGGTTAGTGACTCCTGATTTTGATCTAGGATCAACTGGTCATAATATGAGTGCTTTATTTGATATCGCGTTGACTGAATTTGGTGATGATAATGGAATACAAACTAATCTAGGATCAGATGATCAAGTTCAATTCTTAATATCTGATAATGGTGGGATTACTTGGACAGCGCTTCAAGTTTGGGATAACAATTCAGTGATCTCGCCTGCTGGTCAAAACATTCAAGTTGATTTGTCAGCATATTCAGGTGTAGTTAGAATGGCTTTCTGGGGTACTAACGGTACTGCTCCGGATGCAGAGGATAATGATTTCTTTGTTGATAATTTTATAATTGATGCTACGGCTAGTAATGGAGACGCTTTCGCGAAAGCAGATCTCAAATTATTCCCTAACCCTTCAACAGGTTTAGTAAATATCGATGGATCGATTTCAATAGAAAGTGTTACAATTACAAACTTATTAGGACAACAATTAAAGACAATTATTATCAACCATGAGAGTGCTATAATTGATATATCAGATTTAGCAACTGGTTTATATTTATTTGAAGTTAAATCAGGTTCTAACACTACAACAGTGAGAGTTGTTAAAAAGTAA
- a CDS encoding enoyl-ACP reductase FabI — protein MSYNLLKGKRGIIFGALDENSIAWKTAELAHAEGATFVLTNAPIAMRMGTINELAEKTGSQIIPADATSLEDLENLVSQSVEILGGKLDFVLHSIGMSVNVRKGKAYTDQNYDWTQKGWDVSAVSFHKVMQTLYKQDAMSEWGSILALTYMAAQRTFPDYNDMADNKAYLESIARSFGYFFGKDKKVRVNTISQSPTPTTAGQGVKGFDGFISYAEKMSPLGNATAQECAEYSITLFSDYTKKVTMQNLFHDGGFSNTGVSQEVIEKF, from the coding sequence ATGTCATACAACTTACTAAAAGGAAAAAGAGGAATTATATTTGGCGCACTAGATGAGAATTCTATTGCCTGGAAAACAGCTGAGCTTGCTCATGCCGAAGGTGCAACCTTTGTACTTACTAATGCTCCTATCGCCATGCGCATGGGGACTATTAATGAGTTAGCAGAGAAAACAGGTAGTCAAATCATACCAGCTGACGCTACTAGTCTTGAAGATCTTGAAAATCTAGTGTCTCAATCAGTAGAAATACTAGGTGGTAAATTGGACTTTGTTTTACACTCTATAGGAATGTCTGTAAACGTTAGAAAGGGAAAAGCTTATACAGATCAAAATTATGACTGGACTCAAAAAGGCTGGGATGTAAGTGCCGTTTCTTTTCATAAGGTAATGCAAACATTGTACAAGCAAGACGCAATGAGTGAATGGGGTAGTATTCTAGCGTTAACTTATATGGCGGCGCAAAGAACTTTTCCTGACTATAATGATATGGCAGACAATAAAGCCTATCTAGAGTCCATAGCTAGAAGTTTTGGGTACTTCTTTGGAAAAGATAAAAAGGTACGTGTAAATACAATATCACAATCTCCTACACCTACCACTGCTGGTCAAGGTGTTAAAGGTTTTGATGGTTTTATAAGCTATGCCGAAAAAATGAGTCCTTTAGGTAATGCTACTGCTCAAGAATGTGCAGAGTATTCTATAACTTTATTTTCAGATTATACTAAAAAGGTCACAATGCAAAACTTATTCCATGATGGTGGGTTTTCTAATACAGGAGTAAGCCAGGAAGTTATTGAGAAGTTTTAG
- the recN gene encoding DNA repair protein RecN encodes MLKHIHIENFALIDSLDLDLNNELTMITGETGAGKSILLGALGLVQGKRADLSAVRDTTRKCVVEAQIDMAHLSLNELLESHDLDVEPICFLRREILPSGKSRAFINDTPVTLSTMSEVGNRLIDIHSQHQTLQLASDDFQIDVLQSFVNKLTENDKESASLLLKSFQTEWSQYSSLKSQLNKWIEEEQNLSKESDYNNFLLEELESAQLDNVDITALEQENEQLSNVEEIQLVLQEFQSLMEQDDNGLLDQLRLLKTRFSQISKYDPSFENANQRLNTTLLELEDLSEEMSRKADAVEADPARLEIINQRLNLVEQLLKKHHQEDVSGLIALRDELADKVFTTQSISKKIKQTKAQLEVAHQSLVQLGDKIHQQRVQQAALLEKEVLVTIKQLGMPDALFKVNIEKTNSFNHYGMDEVEFRFTANKGTTLLPLNKAASGGELSRLMLAIKSLLSNYKNLPTIIFDEIDTGVSGAIAEKMAIIMQQMSVSLQVITITHLPQIASAGNDHLVVRKAVKNEQTISNIYRLTKEERVEEIAQMLSGGKISDAARENARVLLQ; translated from the coding sequence TTGCTTAAACATATACATATTGAGAATTTTGCTCTGATCGATAGCCTCGATTTGGACTTGAACAACGAGCTTACCATGATTACAGGTGAGACCGGTGCTGGTAAATCTATATTATTAGGAGCTCTAGGTCTAGTTCAAGGTAAGAGAGCAGATTTAAGTGCTGTGAGAGATACGACACGTAAATGTGTTGTAGAGGCTCAGATAGATATGGCTCATTTGTCATTAAATGAATTATTGGAGTCTCATGATCTAGATGTAGAGCCCATTTGCTTTTTAAGGCGTGAGATATTACCGTCTGGTAAAAGTCGTGCATTTATTAATGATACGCCAGTTACTCTTTCTACGATGAGTGAGGTAGGTAATCGTCTTATTGATATTCATTCTCAACATCAAACTTTACAACTAGCTTCAGATGATTTTCAAATTGATGTCTTGCAATCGTTTGTTAACAAGCTTACCGAAAATGATAAAGAGTCAGCTTCTTTATTATTAAAGTCGTTTCAAACAGAATGGAGTCAATACAGTTCATTGAAAAGCCAGCTTAATAAATGGATAGAAGAGGAACAAAATCTATCTAAAGAATCAGATTATAATAATTTCTTATTAGAAGAATTAGAAAGTGCTCAACTAGATAATGTTGATATAACAGCATTAGAACAAGAAAATGAACAATTAAGTAATGTTGAAGAGATACAACTAGTCTTACAAGAGTTTCAATCCTTAATGGAGCAGGATGATAATGGTTTACTTGATCAATTGAGGTTACTGAAAACTAGATTTTCTCAAATCTCAAAATACGATCCTAGTTTTGAAAACGCTAATCAACGTCTTAACACCACATTGTTAGAGTTAGAGGATTTAAGTGAAGAAATGTCCCGTAAAGCAGATGCCGTTGAAGCAGATCCAGCTAGATTAGAGATCATTAATCAACGTCTTAATCTAGTTGAACAATTGTTGAAAAAGCACCATCAAGAAGATGTTTCTGGGCTTATTGCTTTAAGGGATGAGTTAGCAGATAAGGTTTTTACTACACAAAGTATCTCAAAAAAAATTAAACAAACAAAAGCTCAGTTAGAAGTTGCTCATCAATCTTTAGTACAGTTAGGAGATAAGATTCATCAACAACGTGTTCAACAAGCTGCCTTATTAGAGAAAGAGGTGCTTGTTACCATCAAGCAACTAGGAATGCCTGATGCGTTATTTAAAGTTAATATTGAAAAAACAAATAGTTTTAATCATTACGGTATGGATGAAGTCGAATTCAGGTTTACCGCAAATAAAGGAACTACATTGTTACCATTAAATAAAGCAGCCTCAGGTGGTGAGTTGTCTAGATTGATGCTGGCTATTAAATCTTTGTTATCTAATTATAAGAATTTACCAACAATCATTTTTGACGAGATTGATACAGGGGTAAGTGGTGCTATTGCAGAGAAGATGGCGATTATCATGCAGCAAATGAGTGTAAGTTTACAAGTTATTACCATTACTCACTTGCCGCAAATAGCAAGTGCAGGTAACGATCATTTAGTAGTTAGAAAAGCAGTTAAAAATGAGCAAACAATTTCAAACATTTACAGACTAACTAAAGAAGAAAGAGTAGAAGAAATCGCGCAAATGTTAAGCGGTGGTAAAATATCTGATGCCGCAAGAGAAAATGCACGTGTATTACTTCAATAA
- a CDS encoding DUF4835 family protein has product MKLLKEFFKVIPLFILLCVSAAQAQEFNAVVQVNAQNVAQPDQTIFRTLETSMQEFINNTKWTQQDYRDEEKINCSIVFVITDYDNDRFKGNMQISLSRPVYNSSYSSPIFNFKDSNIEFEYLEFAPFFYNANQYENNLTSLISFYIYTMLGIDGDTFSLNGGQQYHVEAQRIVSLAQQSNSVGWKATDGQGTRFQLNDDMLSQTFKEYREVLYGYHSKGMDTFADDQKKAKLLISAEILKLKALNSRRPNSLIQRLFFDAKADEIVSIFSGGPAVDVRDLKNALQQLAPNQSSKWRNIKV; this is encoded by the coding sequence ATGAAATTATTAAAAGAGTTCTTTAAGGTAATACCGTTATTTATTTTGCTATGTGTGAGCGCTGCTCAAGCACAAGAGTTTAATGCAGTGGTGCAAGTAAATGCACAAAATGTAGCGCAACCAGATCAAACCATTTTTAGAACTCTAGAAACCTCTATGCAAGAGTTTATCAATAATACTAAGTGGACCCAGCAAGATTATAGAGACGAAGAAAAGATTAATTGTTCAATTGTTTTTGTGATTACTGATTATGATAATGATCGATTTAAAGGTAACATGCAGATTTCTCTTTCTAGACCTGTATACAATTCATCTTATTCATCTCCTATATTTAATTTTAAAGATTCAAATATTGAATTTGAGTATCTAGAGTTTGCTCCGTTTTTCTATAACGCAAATCAATATGAGAATAATTTAACATCATTAATTTCATTTTACATTTATACCATGTTAGGTATCGATGGTGATACTTTTTCACTCAATGGTGGTCAACAGTATCATGTAGAAGCGCAGCGCATTGTGAGTCTTGCACAACAAAGTAATTCAGTAGGGTGGAAAGCTACAGATGGGCAAGGGACACGTTTTCAACTTAATGACGATATGCTTTCTCAAACATTTAAAGAGTATCGTGAAGTGCTTTATGGCTACCACAGTAAAGGTATGGATACTTTTGCTGATGATCAAAAGAAGGCTAAATTGCTCATCAGTGCCGAAATTTTAAAATTGAAAGCGCTGAACAGTCGCAGACCTAATAGTTTAATACAACGACTGTTTTTTGATGCAAAGGCAGATGAGATAGTAAGCATATTTTCAGGAGGTCCGGCTGTTGATGTAAGGGATCTTAAAAACGCACTTCAACAATTAGCGCCTAATCAGTCTTCAAAATGGCGTAACATTAAAGTCTAG